A stretch of DNA from Nymphalis io chromosome 22, ilAglIoxx1.1, whole genome shotgun sequence:
AATTCTGCTTAAAACATCCTGTTTTTCCTggcaacctttttttttattaaagctgAAAAAATGCCTTGCCCgcttccccacgggaacagcaGGTACGAGGGGCTCAccagtgtccaaggcaccgagtgcgccccaaaaatcggaatacccactaaaaaaccacaATGAgagccacgggatcgctttcgcatgctaccgtaagGACCTAGCAACCCTAGTTCAACTTGAACGTAACATATAGAAACTAAGAAATCAACTTCGACAATAAACTCATAGAACTCATCAGAAAATCTTTCAATTAAATAGTCAAAACCAGTACAAAGAGACAATGCTCATATAACATTTCATACCTTCATAATAAGCGCTTGTTACATGTGGACTGTACATGTTAGACGAGAAATAATTTGAATCTGCTCCTAGTTTCTGCGCTGCACGTGACACGCGTAACCtggaaacattaaaaataatatgttaataacattaaccttatatataatactggattaatttttatttatatgctgtCGGTACAGTCAAATTCAACCTTGAAATTTCAAAAACAGagtaattatactataaattgtTATcacaacatattattaaataaaatactcttgCTGCATCTGTCtgtacgcgataaactcaaacaGTACGCAACAGATTTTcatatagtataggaaggcagaccagcatatgggccacctgatggtaagtggtcaccaacacccttagacattggcattgtaagaaatgttaaccatcgcttacatcaccaatgcgccactaaacttgggaactaagatgttatgtcacttgtgcctttaattacactggctcactcacccttcaaaccggaacacaacaataccaagtactgctgttttgcgatagaatatctgatgatgggtggtacctacccagacaagcttgcacaaagctctaccaccagtatattatattatgtatttggaTATAAACGATTTATGCAGTCCCTGTGTGAAGCCAAGATGGTTAGCTAGTAACTATATATGAATCACAAGCGCTTACCTATGGCTCCTTCTTAGCAACATTATGGCCATAGCACCGATCACGCTCACAGCCAGCACCGAGAGCACCACGCTCAGCCACAGCTTCCACGTGCCAGTACTGAGCGGCTCCATGGCCATGTCAGCCGGGGAAAGCGATGGGAAGCTGCCGTCGTTGCACATGTTACCCTGGCAGCAAGTGATGTTCAATTGGCCGGCGTGACGTTTTCGAGGCCTAGAGTAATTAGTAATAATGTAGACACagcaaagtaaagtaacagcacaaaaatgtttaactgctggaatacatatgtgtcaGATTATCATCAGAAAAATGCAGTTTCCCTTCACCAATGAGCATGAGATAAAGCTAGTGTTGCTTGTTTTGGAATTAAACCCTCATACGGTTACGACGTCCCATCACACGAGTTGTACCCACTGGGGCGACTATACCGTGGTGAGATTCACCTCTGCGCGTTGTTGGTGGTGCGGCACGTGAACTGGTAGTGGTCCCGCTTGGAGGAGCAGCCGCGCGAGTGGCGCAGCGCGCCGTCCGACGCGCGCACCGTGGACTTGAAGCAGTACAGCGCCTCCTCGCACACCTGCGCGCCCTCCGCGCTCTCCGCGCCCTCCGCGCCGCACTCCGGCGACTCGCACTGGTGGCATTTGTACCTGGAATGTTTACAATTGGTTCATTAGGTTTGTTTGGGCCAATGGACAGTCACGTCCAACCTCCGACTATTTCAAGGTAAATCAGACACAATAAAAAGATGATTGAGGACCATCAACTTCCAAACTCAACAAGCAAACAAGCTGCTCCTGGGAGTTTCTTGATAAAAAACTGGACAACTTTTTACTAGCTCAGCCAGAGATTTGTATCTAGGACCTTATGATCTTGTAGGCAAACCACTATACAAATAAGGTAATCATGCCTTCTCTCtcattactttgtataaaacAGAATTCTTACATTACCTTTTTTGAAATTTCCTCCTTTAggcagcaaaaaaaaaaatcaaatataaaattgtttcaatCATCATAGAATGGAATCAAATCAAAAAATGTAtccttttatattattcattatatgaatatgaatacagttgataatgtcattattattattgagaaaAATCATTCTACAAACTAGAAAGAAAACTCTGGTTTACTAATGACAACTGATAAAACTTACGGCATTACTTCTGAATTGTTTCGcagatgattagttaaacaatgtagATCTATAGATATCacattttagtaataatacttctattaatttatctattattaaattcaacataAACAACAGAACTTCAAACTTAGATATATACTTAACCAGCAAAGaagattataataacaattctgtaagaaataaaatcatttcttAGACTGTCAAAACTTAAGATTGGTGGtgacctcgggaactaagattttttgttacttatgcctgtagttacactggcttaccctTCAAATTAGTACACAAAAAAACTTAGATCtgttcatttgtgtttatgtgATGTATGATTGTTATGTACTCGAATAGGCTTCTGTAGAGCTctcttaaaattattcatttctcACCTCGGTTGATGAACCATCATCTTTTTATCCACAGATATGGGATCATCTCTAATGTGGTTGTCAGCTTGTGTAATCGATGCTCCGTCTTGCTCCAGGTTGTCCAAGCCTGGAAGTCCTGCTGGAAATTTAAATAGATGACTTGATtattaccattactttaaagaTATATAGATCAACTATCAAATTAAACAGTTTAGTATTAATTGTCTGTGACAACCGATTGAGCTGACACAcacataataaattcaaataaataaaagcattttagaaaaaataaaatgcaaattattaataaatatttttcagttaaatttggctcaaattataattgtttaatacaCATTTAAAACACATACGcggaatttatattaaataatgttgtttgtAAGTAAGGTTCtaaaaatgtttagtaattaaaaaaacattatcttgTATACGATAGCAAGAAAACCGTATGTTTTGATGTcgactaaaaattatattttattaacactgATACATAATTAAATCTATGATACTacgttgatatatatttaatagtaagtaAACAGTAGGCATGAGCTTGCGTCTGttcagaaaacaataataaaaaccttgTCGTAAAGACAATTTACAGAAGCCAAGTGATTTCAATGACTTCCACCAATAGTATCACGATGAAACTTTCACAGattgtatatttcaagtttcCACTTTACATTATACGCTTAAATTCACATTTACTTACCATGACAagcatttaaaagtaaaaatatgaacaagtaTCGCACTATGACAACGTCCGCCATTCTTCGTTCATCATAACAATGCACAAGGAGTCATTCGAGTGACGTTTTATGAAAGTTGTAATGGAGTGGTTgcggaaattatttattagtgtttttgaaaataaatagaacataaattatttcattatatttctgaACAGtggtaaaattaaatacatttttagattAAGAGTCCCTAATTTATCCATATCCGGTTACagaaaataaaagttatgaaaaaattatttaagaaaggCTAAGTACTCACttataacaacatatttttaaagtcaataACTAAAACATGAAagtacaaaatacatattttaatttcacgATAATACTAATTAAGTGTGTACGATTTGAATATTTCGTAAATCAAATTAGTTTTAATCTTTTCTTGTTTAATgtgaattgtaaatttaattttttcttgtaAGTATCCGATCGTTGCCGGTATttcaaaaaatcaaaaatgtcGGTTGCTTGTATTTTGTTTGAAAGAATCTTAgtattctaatttatataaacaaaatacattgaAATTCTTATTTTGCTTATCATTGAAcactaaattaattgaataaattttgtGCAATCCAAAATGCCCAGAACAAAACGCCCAGTACGAAAACAGGAGAAAATTGCAGAAGATGACGATGCTTTGAAGAAACTGAATAAActtggtatttattttacactttgCGTATCTTAGTCtacaatatttgtttgaaaaacaattttaatatacattcaaAACATTTTAGAGTGCAGTGGCACTTACATAGTGATGTAATAAATTCCATGAATATGCTTCAACTttcataataattcttttataaacagTCATTGACCAGAAAAACAAAATCGACTCACGCGCTCACATGGAATTGAGGAATGTGGAACTAGCATTTAAGATTCTTCTGGGTTCAATCAGCAATACATACTTGCAAAAAACGGTGGGACAGTTGGTAAGTAAAACGTTTAAATACCTTGCAAAAGGCTATGACTTAATTCATTAAATGTACTTACAAATATTAACGCCGTGTCTTTGTTCTCAAAAATACTGATTGAGTTTgtgtaattagtattttataggTTGTAGGATTAATATAAGTACCATACTTATATTAATCGTACAACGTTGTTAATCGtacaatgtttgtttatatagtgtATTTATGTTGAGTTATAGCTTATTATGTAGAATGCTGCAAAAACTAATAGGTACTcaagaataaaaacattttactggtggtagtgctttgtgcaagctcatctgggtaggtactaatcagatattctactgcaaaacagcagtacttggtattgttgttgaagttgttccggtttgaagggtgagtgacccagtgtaattacaggcacaagggacataacatcttagttccggatggcccattggtgatgtaagcgatggttagcatttcttacaatgcctatgtctatgggtgtcggtgatcacttatcatcagatggcccatatgcttgtctcTATTCCCCAactctcataatgcgatgggacagcaatctgaCTCGACatgaccaatggctttacgtgcttttcgaggcatggGACTGAACACtgtgctgctactgagaattttctgtcaaaaaaacccaataactttttattgacccgacccgggaattgaacccaggacctgcgggtctgtggccttacttcaagccactagaccaaagaagCAGTCAAGCTTCGTTGGtcgttaatattgtaattttagagATAGAACaagatattgaaattattgcaaaatattgGATGTGCTTTCCAACATAATtggcttaatataaatacacagtttgacattatttagaaaaataatatggaTTATATCCTTAATTTTACTCATACAAAGGCAGACTAGGTGTTTGcatatatttcatgtttaaagattatttttgttcaaaagaagaagacaattgaatgaatcaaaatatttttattcaaatagacttttacagatacttttgaatcgtcaacctaattaatttactaacctaattatattaattgtaattagatAGATTCTTAACCAAATTAAAAGCTGAAAATTCACGGATGCCTCGGATATTCAGTTCCAtttcaacattaaaataatttagttgtattaaaaattgtggGTTGAATTAGTGAGAATTGTCagattatatatacagtaagcATAAAAActgaacatttatttatctcttGATTTAGGTATGAACaattgttgtaattaaaaatgaatgtgATTGTTTGGTtcatatagatttatatattttttgttaaataaaatacggtTAAGTATGTAAAAGTGAATAACAAAAGTctactttgtattttattttttattgtgataacTGAATGTGTGATGCAGTAAAAGCAGATCCAAACTGAAAGTAATTGTTTTGCGTGCAGTACAAATGGGTATCAGTATGAATAAAACATGTTTACGAAAATATCACCTCAACGGagcatcataaaataaaaaaatataagaatgtttttaaactttgaagtaaaagtaataaaaaatatattttttatagttgatATGTTTCGAAATACTTGCCTTTTTCCATAGTTCAaatgtaattactatttttatttactacgtAAATTCCACGACAGCCCACGACGaaataaaattgtgtacatTGCTATTATATCAAATTTGCGTTAAAGTTAGGAAATTGGAATCAAGTTTTGATTATAGAATACTCACAACGGTCGCGTTTAAGCATTTTTTCGTTATAAGATGTTCTTTTCCCTTACGCAGGGTTACTTACTCGGTGTCAGTAGATTTCTCGGGTTCATTCATTTCGACTTACAGTGCCGGCAACCCGAGCGGGCGCTTCGTTAGAATACTATAAAAATTGAGACAGCACTGAATCggttaatgtaatatttgtattaggAGTGAGGACGATAATAGACGTGCAATTTTTAAACTTGTATTTGTATTCCGATGAActatattgattattatgatatatttattattccaccTGTTCATATATTTCGTTGCAAGTTCCTAATGGTTGTCTGGATGAAATCGCTGCTTAAAGATAAGGAGGCCTTATAAACGTGCATTAGGAAAAAAATATCGCTGAAAACTATATTTCACATATAACGTTGCGTGGCAAAAGAATGCAGCTTAGTATTGCTCAGTCGAAACCCAGTACCAATTCAGTACTGTATTTTTTCATATCTATGTATCTATCTATGTAAcggaaaatttacaataatatatattaatattttcacagAAAACAGAACTACATCTCAAAGAACCGGTAACGGGAAGGTCTACAACCAGAAATTCGAGCCGAGCTGCTTCTCACGATGACggtatatatattcaaatactcCTTGATAATAATCAACTtcgtatatatacaataaattaataattatgtagctTGAATACAAAGAaatgtgtaaatttttatttatttagtattttgacAAGATATTTTAGCTTCGTAAaggtaaattgaaaattatgtcACTAATTGCAACACTATACAATATGATGTAGTCTGGATATCGTGTACTTGCTAATTAATTCACTTCATAATAAAGCTACGCGCGATCTCGTTTGTATAGGTTACAGTTCGATAAATTAAAAGTTCTTTGCATTGATATATCCAGTTTGAGGGGGGAGGCGAGACAAAATCCCATGGTTTCTGGTGCATTGAAATAGCTAGAAAGGCTTcgtacagtgccaatgtcaTTAAtcggttgtgaccacttattgaaaaagccgagattgcctagtggttagaacgcgtgaatcttaaccgatgatcgtgggttcaaacccggacaagcaccactgaatgtttatgtgcttaatttgtgtttataagtcatctcgtgcttgacagtgaaggaaaacatcgtgaggaaacctgcatgtgtctaatttcattaaaattctgccacatgtatattctaccaacccgcattggagcagcgtggtggaataagctccaaaccttctcctcaaaagggagaggaggccttagcccagaagtgggacattaacaggctcttactgtactgtactgaccACTTATTACCATGTGGATCATTAGCGTCTGCCttcttatgtaaaaaaacattgacaTTCATCTCCAATCTGtatataaatcaaatgtttCAAGAGTATAATATCTGGGTGAACTTCTCGGAACTTCGATAATTACCTTTACCTCAAGTGACCATCAAAGAAAGTTCCCGGTAAATTTTGCCTGTTGGCAAGGAGGTCGTCCAAGGCACACGCGATCTTTTGACGTTCTGCCTTTGGTTTTAAGTTTGTCCTCTGGCACTTTGACAGGAATAGTCATGACTCTAAAGAGATATATAGTCAGCAGCACAGGTACAGTTGCTCTTGCAATTTCCTCACTCTAATTATACGAATAGAGTTCAATCACATACGATCGGAGAGAGTGAACAGGCGCAAAACCAATGACTTTACGTGCTCTCCCAGTAAGTGTAAACAGATACTGCcgactttcagactccgggttgACTTTTGATCAGATGCTGCTGATTTCTTAAAAGAAATACCCAGTAACACAcaacatataacaataacaaatccAGAGTGTTGCAATTTTTGGTCtaattttcaaattgaaatctttgataaatattttctatatttttcaaGACTTTATACATCCTCACAGGAGTAGTTTGAATTACGTTAAAGTATTTGAAAGTAGATggcttatttaacttaattttttacattttctctGATTGTgtgtctttaaaaaaaatgtattctaaaTTCTTTTCCCTTCAAATTCATCAAttcatttctaattttattaaataaagacttCCAATTCAAAGGATTTTCTTGATATGTTTCAAgcattataaatttcataaattcaCTAGTggctgtatttataaataaattttagccaGTGCTTATTTAAACAGACATgcctctctttctatcatcattgatttgaaattcgtaAGAAGAGAAGAGATATTGTTTAATGATTCCACctctaaaaatttataagtgAAACCCATAAATGCACAAAATGAAattggccttacttataagtaATGTTTTGTGAGTGTTTTGTCAAACTCACATCTCTCTCTGTCTATCatcatttatttgacattcgaaagaagaggacAACATTGTTTGAGTAATCAAAATCTAAATAACTTTTATGAGTAAAGTCACCAATTCACAAAATGAGTTTCTTTGACATCTCGCACAATCATCATCTAACAACATGCAACGTCTCCAACTAACCGGGTGCTTTGGATCAGGGTACCTCACTGAGAACTCATCGCAGGGCTCCGGTGAACGAGCCGCTAAGAAAACTTATTTGGGTAAGTCCGCTTGACTCTACATTCTAACATTACTATTTCATTCATTGCTGTTACCTTTATGTAACTGTCTATCTTTTATCTAGTCTCTGTAATATCTTATttgttaagtataatatttttaggcatttattttatcttatttttatttattaatcctttattgcacacactttacaaacatttagtaacatataatagcaagCAGAACAtgtagtatgcaaaggcggccttaccacttacagtgatctcttccaggcaacctctgtaaagagaaatgctTATGTGTTTTTTAGCCGGGATCACTAATTGGGCATAGTGTGTgtaacttatacttaaaatttattggtaatataccaacctacatacatataaacttatataagaaataaataaccatatacatataataatacaacatgctatagttatattaatagataataattatgcaaatgaATTAATGATTATGGTAATTAATGTTAGTTATTCTCCAAGGGAAGTGGGAATTTCTTCTCTTTGTTTAGTAATATCTATGTTCGTTATTAGTGTACCGAAATGTTGCTCAAAGGTGCCAACGATATATCTAGTCTGCCCGTTTGCTTCCAGCCCCGCCGTCGGCGAGCCGCTCCGCCAGCCGGCGCTCCCGCTCGGCGGACGCGTCGCTGCGCTCGGCTcgcgccgcgccgcgcacgcagcgcCGCCGCTCGCGCTCCGTGTACCGCACGCCCGCCTACAGCAAGAACGCCGCCGTCACCTACCCCGTCATCACGCCCAAGGTACCGCACGCCCGCCTACAGCAAGAACGCCGCCGTCACCTACCCCGTCATCACGCCCAAGGTACCGCACGCCCGCCTACAGCAAGAACGCCGCCGTCACCTACCCCGTCATCACGCCCAAGGTACCGCACGCCCGCCTACAGCAAGAACGCCGCCGTCACCTACCCCGTCATCACGCCCAAGGTACCGCACGCCCGCCTACAGCAAGAACGCCGCCGTCACCTACCCCGTCATCACGCCCAAGGTACCGCACGCCCGCCTACAGCAAGAACGCCGCCGTCACCTACCCCGTCATCACGCCCAAGGTACCGCACGCCCGCCTACAGCAAGAACGCCGCCGTCACCTACCCCGTCATCACGCCCAAGGTACCGCACGCCCGCCTACAGCAAGAACGCCGCCGTCACCTACCCCGTCATCACGCCCAAGGTACCGCACGCCCGCCTACAGCAAGAACGCCGCCGTCACCTACCCCGTCATCACGCCCAAGGTACCGCACGCCCGCCTACAGCAAGAACGCCGCCGTCACCTACCCCGTCATCACGCCCAAGGTACCGCACGCCCGCCTACAGCAAGAACGCCGCCGTCACCTACCCCGTCATCACGCCCAAGGTACCGCACGCCCG
This window harbors:
- the LOC126777106 gene encoding borealin; translated protein: MPRTKRPVRKQEKIAEDDDALKKLNKLVIDQKNKIDSRAHMELRNVELAFKILLGSISNTYLQKTVGQLKTELHLKEPVTGRSTTRNSSRAASHDDGYLTENSSQGSGERAAKKTYLAPPSASRSASRRSRSADASLRSARAAPRTQRRRSRSVYRTPAYSKNAAVTYPVITPKVTPHTPLTVLRQPRAGEMVLSMSGSPVMATSVCTMQSDERANCNIMLQDGTMLSLQPKQLRQSQAYIPFSLMDSNVLHQLKTLKDNLDKVVKLGEKAIK